Proteins from a genomic interval of Acidobacteriota bacterium:
- a CDS encoding hydrogenase expression protein, producing MTAAADRPLPEGKLDPDLLAELLRALPPPDASVVVGPAVGEDAAVVRVGTELVALTTDPITFVSDDAAAWLVQVNANDIAAMGARPRYLTVTALFPTGATAAAVRDSFRRLAAHCQRLGIALVGGHTEITRAVTQPVLVGQMAGVTDRQRLRRSRDARPGDRILLAGAAGREGSAILARHRAAELAALFPAEVLADVARWAEPPGLSVVDAALALAEIDGVHALHDATEGGVAGAVREMALASGAGCRLVLERIPVRPETWAICGALGLNWLGLISSGLLVAAVAPDAVALCLAALAPLGLPAADAGEILPAGCLLEHGGVDAPLPEFAVDEIVKGIGESVNGLDIGNVQRARRDGELRLQDERSEI from the coding sequence ATGACCGCCGCCGCGGACCGGCCGCTCCCCGAAGGGAAGCTGGATCCCGACCTGCTGGCCGAGCTGCTGCGGGCGCTGCCGCCGCCCGATGCGTCGGTGGTGGTGGGTCCGGCGGTGGGCGAGGACGCCGCAGTGGTCCGGGTCGGCACCGAACTGGTGGCGCTCACCACCGACCCCATCACCTTCGTCAGTGACGACGCCGCCGCCTGGCTGGTGCAGGTCAACGCCAACGACATCGCCGCCATGGGCGCGCGACCGCGTTACCTGACGGTCACTGCGCTCTTCCCGACCGGCGCCACGGCCGCCGCGGTGCGGGATAGCTTTCGCCGCCTCGCCGCGCACTGTCAGCGACTGGGGATCGCTCTCGTCGGCGGCCACACCGAGATCACCCGGGCGGTGACCCAACCGGTGCTGGTGGGCCAGATGGCGGGTGTCACCGACCGCCAGCGGCTGCGGCGCAGCCGCGACGCCCGGCCCGGCGACCGGATCCTGCTGGCGGGCGCCGCCGGCCGCGAGGGGAGCGCCATCCTGGCGCGGCACCGCGCGGCCGAACTGGCCGCGTTGTTCCCGGCGGAGGTGCTGGCCGATGTGGCGCGATGGGCGGAGCCGCCGGGGCTGTCGGTGGTGGACGCGGCGCTGGCGCTGGCCGAGATCGACGGCGTCCACGCGCTTCACGACGCCACCGAAGGCGGAGTGGCCGGAGCGGTGCGGGAGATGGCGTTGGCTTCCGGCGCCGGCTGCCGTCTGGTGCTGGAGCGCATCCCGGTCCGGCCCGAGACCTGGGCCATCTGCGGCGCCCTGGGTCTGAACTGGCTGGGACTCATCAGCTCGGGCCTGCTGGTGGCCGCCGTCGCCCCGGATGCGGTGGCGCTCTGCCTGGCGGCGCTGGCGCCCCTGGGCCTGCCGGCCGCCGACGCCGGCGAGATTCTGCCCGCGGGCTGCCTATTGGAACATGGCGGCGTCGACGCTCCGCTGCCGGAGTTCGCGGTGGACGAGATCGTGAAGGGAATCGGTGAATCGGTGAATGGGCTGGATATTGGGAACGTACAGCGTGCAAGAAGAGACGGGGAGCTGCGT
- a CDS encoding D-alanine--D-alanine ligase — protein sequence MLHIGVLFGGKSGEHEVSLVSGTTVMANLDPARYRVSAIGIRKDGSMAAPDEARRMLQRPLPHVACPAVILRSASAGRFLEIAARGTDGVETTFDVLFPVLHGTYGEDGTIQGLLDMAEVPCVGCGVLGSAAGMDKAIMKQLFAAAGLPMVPHRTVTRGDWLADAAALERRLLDALGLPLFVKPARLGSSVGISKVRVAAALGPALALAFDYDYKVIVELGVPAREIECSVMGNQALRASLPGEILPSNEWYDYTAKYVDNRSGLLLPAPLDPALTEQVRELAVRALAAIGGEGYGRVDFLLDRETGSLYVNEINTIPGFTEISMFPKLWELTGVSLPALLDELVRLALERHAWRAALRTSYGGAS from the coding sequence ATGCTTCACATCGGCGTTCTCTTCGGCGGCAAATCGGGCGAGCACGAGGTGTCGCTGGTCTCCGGCACCACGGTGATGGCCAACCTGGACCCGGCGCGCTACCGCGTCTCCGCCATCGGCATCCGCAAGGACGGCTCCATGGCCGCGCCGGACGAGGCCCGCCGCATGCTGCAACGGCCGCTGCCCCACGTGGCGTGCCCGGCGGTCATCCTCCGTTCCGCATCGGCCGGACGCTTTCTCGAGATCGCCGCCCGCGGCACCGACGGCGTCGAGACCACCTTCGATGTCCTCTTCCCCGTGCTCCACGGCACCTACGGCGAGGACGGCACCATCCAGGGCCTGCTGGACATGGCCGAGGTCCCGTGCGTCGGCTGCGGCGTGCTGGGCTCCGCGGCCGGCATGGACAAGGCGATCATGAAGCAGCTCTTCGCCGCAGCCGGCCTGCCCATGGTGCCCCACCGCACCGTCACCCGCGGCGACTGGCTCGCGGACGCCGCCGCCCTGGAGCGACGCCTCCTCGACGCGCTCGGCCTGCCGCTGTTCGTCAAGCCGGCCCGCCTCGGCTCCAGCGTGGGGATCTCGAAGGTCCGGGTGGCGGCGGCGCTGGGCCCCGCGCTAGCGCTGGCGTTCGATTATGACTACAAGGTGATCGTGGAGCTGGGCGTCCCCGCCCGTGAGATCGAGTGCTCGGTCATGGGCAACCAGGCGCTGCGCGCGTCGCTGCCGGGCGAGATCCTCCCCAGCAACGAATGGTACGACTACACTGCCAAGTACGTGGACAACCGCTCCGGCCTCCTCCTCCCCGCGCCGCTTGACCCGGCGCTCACCGAGCAGGTCCGGGAACTGGCGGTCCGGGCGCTGGCCGCCATCGGCGGCGAGGGCTACGGTCGCGTGGACTTCCTCCTGGACCGCGAGACGGGCAGTCTCTACGTGAACGAGATCAACACCATCCCCGGCTTCACCGAGATCAGCATGTTCCCGAAGCTGTGGGAGCTCACCGGTGTCTCCCTGCCTGCGCTGCTCGACGAGCTGGTGCGGCTGGCCCTGGAGCGCCACGCTTGGCGCGCCGCGCTCCGCACCAGCTACGGAGGCGCGTCATGA